One genomic window of Micropterus dolomieu isolate WLL.071019.BEF.003 ecotype Adirondacks linkage group LG06, ASM2129224v1, whole genome shotgun sequence includes the following:
- the LOC123971943 gene encoding kinesin-associated protein 3-like isoform X2, whose amino-acid sequence MQDDARYLKRKVTAGSLDVHPTEKALVVHYEVEASILGEGGGHMLGERKEGQKIIRVKSLSSSTDVGALAKKVVEECKLIPPSRLPQVEQLLYYLQNRKSSPVEGKMEKKEKRSVKPRELTPFEGMELNEEASITRVEEYVELLYEGIPEKIRGSALILQLARNPDNLEELLHNEAALGALARVLREDWKQSVELATIIVYIFFCFSSFSQFHGLVTHYKIGALCMTVVEHELKRHDAWREELRKKNKACESAPENGSLRRDQDKAMRKYQGLLGKQEQLLRVSLYLLLNLAEDTRTELKMRNKNIVGLLVKVLERDDEELLVLVVSFLKKLSIFLENKNDMAEVDTVERLARLVPCDHEDLLNLTLRLLLNLSFDSGLRAKMVEVGLLPKLTALLGDENNRQVVMRILYHISIDDRFKGMFVYTDCIPQLMQMLYEHSEEETEAELISICINLAANKRNAHLMCEGNGLKMLMKRALKMKDCLLMKMIRNISQHDGATKPLFIDYVGDLAAEIRAEEEEEWVLECLGTLANLTIPDVDWELVLKEYNLVPYLKDRLKPGSAEDDLILEVVIMIGTVSMDDACAAMLAKSGIIPALIELLNAQQEDDEFVCQIVYVFYQMVFHQATRDVIIKDTQAPAYLIDLMHDKNAEIRKVCDNTLDIIAEYDEEWGRKIQSEKFRFHNNQWLEMVESRQADESEPYLYDNDDRTDLFYSADGITPADGSVSPDFFSLQTQNGDMHHTGDGNDVFDQTSSSPGRPATAYGFRPDEQPFYQYS is encoded by the exons ATGCAGGATGACGCGCGGTACCTCAAACG CAAAGTGACTGCAGGCAGTTTGGATGTCCATCCGACAGAGAAGGCTCTCGTGGTCCACTATGAGGTGGAAGCTTCCATACTGGGAGAGGGTGGAGGTCATATGCTGGGCGAACGCAAGGAGGGACAAAAAAT TATCCGTGTGAAAAGTCTTTCTTCCAGTACAGATGTAGGAGCTTTGGCCAAGAAAGTGGTGGAGGAATGTAAACTCATCCCTCCATCCCGTTTGCCTCAGGTGGAGCAGCTCCTCTACTACTTGCAGAACAGGAAATCATCCCCGGTGGAGGGCAAAA tggagaagaaagagaaaagatcTGTGAAACCCAGAGAGCTGACACCGTTTGAAGGAATGGAG TTAAATGAGGAAGCCAGTATAACCAGAGTGGAGGAGTATGTTGAACTGCTCTATGAAGGCATCCCAGAAAAGATCAGAGGCTCGGCTCTCATTCTGCAGCTCGCCCGCAACCCTGATAACCTGGAGGAGCTGCTACACAATG AAGCAGCTCTGGGTGCTCTGGCCAGAGTACTGAGGGAGGACTGGAAACAGAGTGTAGAGCTGGCCACCATCATTGTTTAcatcttcttctgcttctccaG TTTCTCCCAGTTTCACGGCCTGGTGACTCATTATAAAATCGGCGCGCTGTGTATGACCGTGGTGGAACATGAGCTGAAGAGACATGATGCGTGGCGTGAGGAGCTGCGCAAGAAAAACAAGGCTT GCGAGTCAGCTCCAGAGAATGGCTCTCTAAGGAGAGACCAAGACAAAGCTATGAGGAAATACCAAGGCCTTCTGGGTAAACAAGAACAGCTGCTCAGAG TGTCTCTTTACCTGCTGTTGAACCTTGCCGAGGACACCAGGACGGAGCTGAAGATGAGGAATAAAAACATTGTTGGCCTGTTGGTCAAAGTTCTTGAACGGGACGACGAGGAGCTGCTGGTCCTGGTGGTTTCATTCCTCAAAAAGCTGTCCATCTTCCTGGAGAACAAGAATGACATG GCTGAGGTGGATACTGTGGAACGATTGGCTCGATTGGTTCCCTGTGACCATGAAGACCTGTTGAACTTGACTCTGCGTCTGCTGCTCAACCTCTCTTTTGACTCTGGACTCAGAGCCAAGATGGTGGAAGTTGGACTGTTACCTAAACTGACTGCCTTGTTGG GTGATGAGAACAACCGTCAGGTTGTCATGCGTATACTGTATCACATCAGCATCGACGACCGTTTCAAGGGCATGTTTGTTTACACTGACTGCATACCTCAG CTCATGCAAATGCTGTACGAGcacagtgaggaggaaactgaAGCTGAGCTCATCTCCATCTGCATCAACCTGGCTGCAAACAAGAGGAATGCACATCTCATGTGTGAAG gAAATGGGTTGAAGATGCTCATGAAGAGAGCGCTGAAGATGAAAGACTGCCTTCTGATGAAGATGATCAGAAACATCTCACAACATGACGGAGCAACCAAACCGCTGTTCATA GACTACGTTGGTGACCTCGCAGCAGAGATCCgtgcagaggaagaggaggagtgggTTCTGGAGTGTCTGGGGACGCTGGCCAACCTCACCATCCCTGACGTGGACTGGGAGTTGGTGCTGAAGGAGTACAACCTGGTACCCTACCTCAAAGACAggcttaaaccag GCTCAGCAGAGGATGACCTCATCCTGGAGGTGGTGATAATGATCGGAACAGTTTCCATGGATGACGCCTGTGCCGCCATGTTGGCTAAATCTGGCATTATTCCTGCCCTGATTGAGCTACTAAATG CCCAACAGGAGGATGATGAGTTTGTGTGTCAGATTGTCTACGTCTTCTATCAGATGGTGTTTCACCAAGCTACACGAGACGTCATCATCAAAGACACCC AGGCTCCTGCCTACCTGATAGATCTGATGCATGACAAGAATGCCGAGATCAGAAAAGTGTGTGACAACACCCTCGATATTATTGCC GAGTACGATGAGGAGTGGGGGAGGAAGATTCAGTCGGAGAAGTTCCGCTTTCATAACAACCAGTGGTTGGAGATGGTCGAGAGTCGCCAAGCCGATGAGTCTGAACCATATCTCTATGATAACGACGACAGGACTGATCTGTTCTATAGTGCAG ATGGAATAACTCCTGCAGACGGTTCAGTCAGCCCGGATTTCTTCAGCCTACAAACTCAAAATGGAGACATGCACCACACTGG AGATGGCAACGATGTCTTCGACCAGACCAGCTCATCACCTGGGCGACCAGCTACTGCCTACGGCTTCAGACCGGATGAACAACCCTTCTATCAGTACTCATAG
- the LOC123971943 gene encoding kinesin-associated protein 3-like isoform X1, whose amino-acid sequence MEKKEKRSVKPRELTPFEGMELNEEASITRVEEYVELLYEGIPEKIRGSALILQLARNPDNLEELLHNEAALGALARVLREDWKQSVELATIIVYIFFCFSSFSQFHGLVTHYKIGALCMTVVEHELKRHDAWREELRKKNKACESAPENGSLRRDQDKAMRKYQGLLGKQEQLLRVSLYLLLNLAEDTRTELKMRNKNIVGLLVKVLERDDEELLVLVVSFLKKLSIFLENKNDMAEVDTVERLARLVPCDHEDLLNLTLRLLLNLSFDSGLRAKMVEVGLLPKLTALLGDENNRQVVMRILYHISIDDRFKGMFVYTDCIPQLMQMLYEHSEEETEAELISICINLAANKRNAHLMCEGNGLKMLMKRALKMKDCLLMKMIRNISQHDGATKPLFIDYVGDLAAEIRAEEEEEWVLECLGTLANLTIPDVDWELVLKEYNLVPYLKDRLKPGSAEDDLILEVVIMIGTVSMDDACAAMLAKSGIIPALIELLNAQQEDDEFVCQIVYVFYQMVFHQATRDVIIKDTQAPAYLIDLMHDKNAEIRKVCDNTLDIIAEYDEEWGRKIQSEKFRFHNNQWLEMVESRQADESEPYLYDNDDRTDLFYSADGITPADGSVSPDFFSLQTQNGDMHHTGDGNDVFDQTSSSPGRPATAYGFRPDEQPFYQYS is encoded by the exons A tggagaagaaagagaaaagatcTGTGAAACCCAGAGAGCTGACACCGTTTGAAGGAATGGAG TTAAATGAGGAAGCCAGTATAACCAGAGTGGAGGAGTATGTTGAACTGCTCTATGAAGGCATCCCAGAAAAGATCAGAGGCTCGGCTCTCATTCTGCAGCTCGCCCGCAACCCTGATAACCTGGAGGAGCTGCTACACAATG AAGCAGCTCTGGGTGCTCTGGCCAGAGTACTGAGGGAGGACTGGAAACAGAGTGTAGAGCTGGCCACCATCATTGTTTAcatcttcttctgcttctccaG TTTCTCCCAGTTTCACGGCCTGGTGACTCATTATAAAATCGGCGCGCTGTGTATGACCGTGGTGGAACATGAGCTGAAGAGACATGATGCGTGGCGTGAGGAGCTGCGCAAGAAAAACAAGGCTT GCGAGTCAGCTCCAGAGAATGGCTCTCTAAGGAGAGACCAAGACAAAGCTATGAGGAAATACCAAGGCCTTCTGGGTAAACAAGAACAGCTGCTCAGAG TGTCTCTTTACCTGCTGTTGAACCTTGCCGAGGACACCAGGACGGAGCTGAAGATGAGGAATAAAAACATTGTTGGCCTGTTGGTCAAAGTTCTTGAACGGGACGACGAGGAGCTGCTGGTCCTGGTGGTTTCATTCCTCAAAAAGCTGTCCATCTTCCTGGAGAACAAGAATGACATG GCTGAGGTGGATACTGTGGAACGATTGGCTCGATTGGTTCCCTGTGACCATGAAGACCTGTTGAACTTGACTCTGCGTCTGCTGCTCAACCTCTCTTTTGACTCTGGACTCAGAGCCAAGATGGTGGAAGTTGGACTGTTACCTAAACTGACTGCCTTGTTGG GTGATGAGAACAACCGTCAGGTTGTCATGCGTATACTGTATCACATCAGCATCGACGACCGTTTCAAGGGCATGTTTGTTTACACTGACTGCATACCTCAG CTCATGCAAATGCTGTACGAGcacagtgaggaggaaactgaAGCTGAGCTCATCTCCATCTGCATCAACCTGGCTGCAAACAAGAGGAATGCACATCTCATGTGTGAAG gAAATGGGTTGAAGATGCTCATGAAGAGAGCGCTGAAGATGAAAGACTGCCTTCTGATGAAGATGATCAGAAACATCTCACAACATGACGGAGCAACCAAACCGCTGTTCATA GACTACGTTGGTGACCTCGCAGCAGAGATCCgtgcagaggaagaggaggagtgggTTCTGGAGTGTCTGGGGACGCTGGCCAACCTCACCATCCCTGACGTGGACTGGGAGTTGGTGCTGAAGGAGTACAACCTGGTACCCTACCTCAAAGACAggcttaaaccag GCTCAGCAGAGGATGACCTCATCCTGGAGGTGGTGATAATGATCGGAACAGTTTCCATGGATGACGCCTGTGCCGCCATGTTGGCTAAATCTGGCATTATTCCTGCCCTGATTGAGCTACTAAATG CCCAACAGGAGGATGATGAGTTTGTGTGTCAGATTGTCTACGTCTTCTATCAGATGGTGTTTCACCAAGCTACACGAGACGTCATCATCAAAGACACCC AGGCTCCTGCCTACCTGATAGATCTGATGCATGACAAGAATGCCGAGATCAGAAAAGTGTGTGACAACACCCTCGATATTATTGCC GAGTACGATGAGGAGTGGGGGAGGAAGATTCAGTCGGAGAAGTTCCGCTTTCATAACAACCAGTGGTTGGAGATGGTCGAGAGTCGCCAAGCCGATGAGTCTGAACCATATCTCTATGATAACGACGACAGGACTGATCTGTTCTATAGTGCAG ATGGAATAACTCCTGCAGACGGTTCAGTCAGCCCGGATTTCTTCAGCCTACAAACTCAAAATGGAGACATGCACCACACTGG AGATGGCAACGATGTCTTCGACCAGACCAGCTCATCACCTGGGCGACCAGCTACTGCCTACGGCTTCAGACCGGATGAACAACCCTTCTATCAGTACTCATAG
- the pdca gene encoding phosducin a: MSGSTQEEEELPANHTGPKGVINDWRRFKLDSVDQTAPQRKRELLRQMSSPREDDKERLNRKMSVQEYELIQDEDERCLKRYRKQCMQEMHERLSFGPTFEVVYELESGEAFLEVIEKEHRLTPVVVHIYQHGVKGCEQLNSCLDCLASEYPSVKFCRIDAVATGAAERFSSEVLPALLVYKAGELLGNFLAVTKHFNEDFFATDVEAFLNGYGLLPEKEFTACADDEDEGGDVE; the protein is encoded by the exons ATGTCTGGCTCTACCCAAGAAGAAGAGGAGTTGCCTGCCAATCACACAG GTCCAAAAGGCGTAATTAATGACTGGCGAAGGTTTAAGTTGGACAGTGTAGATCAGACTGCCCcccaaagaaagagagagctgCTCAGACAAATGTCCAGTCCACGAGAGGATGACAAGGAGAGACTCAACAGAAAG ATGAGTGTGCAGGAGTACGAACTCATCCAAGACGAGGATGAACGTTGCCTGAAACGCTACAGAAAACAGTGCATGCAGGAAATGCACGAGCGCCTGAGCTTTGGTCCGACGTTTGAGGTTGTCTACGAGCTTGAAAGTGGAGAAGCCTTCCTGGAAGTGATAGAGAAGGAACATCGTTTGACCCCAGTGGTAGTCCACATCTACCAGCACGGTGTCAAAG GCTGTGAACAGCTGAACTCATGTCTGGACTGTCTGGCTTCGGAGTACCCCAGTGTTAAATTTTGTCGCATTGATGCTGTGGCAACAGGTGCTGCTGAGCGCTTCTCCTCTGAG GTTCTTCCTGCCCTGCTGGTTTACAAAGCTGGTGAGTTACTGGGTAATTTCCTGGCTGTTACCAAACACTTCAATGAAGACTTCTTTGCAACGGATGTGGAGGCGTTTCTCAATGGATACGGCCTGTTACCTGAGAAGGAGTTCACAGCCTGtgctgatgatgaggatgagggAGGCGACGTGGAatag